One part of the Methylobacterium mesophilicum SR1.6/6 genome encodes these proteins:
- the argH gene encoding argininosuccinate lyase: MSNRMWGGRFASGPAEIMEEINASIGFDKRLAPQDIRGSLAHVAMLGQAGILPPEDVAAIEAGLKSVRDEIEAGSFVFKRELEDIHMSVESRLTEIVGPAAGRLHTARSRNDQVATDMKLWVRDTLDSLDQQAADLQRALADKALQHAGTVMPGFTHLQSAQPVTFGHHCLAYVEMLARDRGRFRDARARLNECPLGAAALAGTSFPIDRHATAAALGFDRPTANSLDSVADRDFALEALAAASICAVHLSRFAEELVVWTSAQFNFVRLSDGFTTGSSIMPQKRNPDAAELVRAKSGRIIGALTGLLIVMKGLPLAYSKDMQEDKEGTFDALQALSLCLAAMTGMVKDLEPNAAVLSRAAGSGYATATDLADWLVRELGLPFRQAHHVTGRLVGAASARGVGLEALSLSEMQEAEPRITEAVYAVLGVENSVASRTSHGGTAPDNVRAQAQGWIERLA; this comes from the coding sequence ATGAGCAACCGGATGTGGGGCGGCCGCTTCGCGAGCGGCCCGGCGGAGATCATGGAGGAGATCAACGCCTCCATCGGATTCGACAAGCGCCTCGCGCCCCAGGATATCCGCGGCTCGCTGGCGCATGTGGCGATGCTCGGCCAAGCCGGCATCCTGCCGCCGGAGGATGTGGCCGCGATCGAGGCCGGGCTCAAGTCCGTGCGCGACGAGATCGAGGCCGGAAGCTTCGTGTTCAAGCGCGAGCTCGAGGACATCCATATGTCGGTGGAGAGCCGGCTGACCGAGATCGTCGGCCCGGCGGCCGGCCGCCTGCACACGGCGCGCTCCCGCAACGACCAGGTCGCCACCGACATGAAGCTCTGGGTGCGCGACACCCTCGATTCCCTCGACCAGCAGGCCGCCGACCTGCAGCGCGCCCTGGCCGACAAGGCGCTCCAGCACGCCGGTACCGTGATGCCGGGCTTCACCCATCTCCAGTCGGCCCAGCCGGTGACCTTCGGCCACCATTGCCTCGCCTATGTGGAGATGCTGGCCCGCGACCGCGGCCGGTTCCGCGATGCCCGGGCGCGGCTCAACGAGTGCCCGCTCGGCGCCGCGGCGCTCGCCGGCACCTCCTTCCCGATCGACCGGCACGCCACCGCGGCGGCTTTGGGCTTCGACCGGCCGACCGCCAACTCCCTGGATTCTGTGGCCGACCGCGACTTCGCCCTGGAGGCCCTGGCGGCGGCCTCGATCTGCGCCGTGCACCTGTCGCGCTTCGCCGAGGAGCTGGTGGTCTGGACCTCGGCCCAGTTCAACTTCGTCCGCCTGTCGGACGGGTTCACCACCGGCTCGTCGATCATGCCGCAGAAGCGCAACCCCGACGCCGCCGAGCTGGTGCGGGCGAAGTCCGGCCGGATCATCGGCGCGCTGACCGGCCTGCTCATCGTCATGAAGGGCCTGCCGCTCGCCTATTCGAAGGACATGCAGGAGGACAAGGAGGGCACGTTCGACGCGCTCCAGGCGCTGTCCCTGTGCCTCGCCGCCATGACCGGCATGGTGAAGGATCTGGAGCCCAACGCCGCGGTGCTCAGCCGAGCCGCCGGCTCGGGCTACGCTACGGCCACCGACCTCGCCGACTGGCTGGTGCGCGAACTCGGCCTGCCGTTCCGGCAGGCGCACCATGTCACCGGCCGCCTCGTGGGCGCCGCCTCCGCCAGAGGCGTGGGCCTGGAGGCGCTGTCGCTGTCCGAGATGCAGGAGGCCGAGCCGCGGATCACCGAGGCGGTCTACGCGGTGCTGGGCGTCGAGAACTCCGTGGCGAGCCGCACCAGCCATGGCGGCACCGCGCCCGACAACGTGCGGGCCCAGGCGCAGGGCTGGATCGAGCGGCTGGCCTGA
- a CDS encoding HAD family hydrolase yields the protein MDARATKLGLVIFDCDGVLVDSEPLSLACLTAGLNRIGVPIDLATVRARFTGTSMVSIMGHIARDYGITAPADFVEGVKAETLALFDAELRAMRGVAQAVASLHLPVCVASSSDPVRLRHSLTLTGLLPLFGDHVFSSAQVARGKPFPDLFLFAASRMEVAPAGCLVIEDSVPGVTAARSAGMRVAGFTGGGHWGHDPAGADLLRAGADRIFSDFSDLPAVLAAA from the coding sequence TTGGACGCGCGTGCGACGAAACTCGGCCTCGTGATCTTCGATTGCGACGGCGTTCTGGTCGACAGCGAGCCCCTGAGCCTCGCCTGCCTCACCGCCGGCCTGAACCGCATCGGCGTGCCGATCGACCTCGCCACCGTGCGGGCGCGCTTCACCGGCACCTCCATGGTGTCCATCATGGGGCACATCGCCCGCGATTACGGGATCACGGCGCCGGCGGACTTCGTGGAGGGTGTGAAGGCCGAGACCCTGGCGCTGTTCGATGCCGAGCTGCGGGCGATGCGGGGCGTCGCCCAGGCGGTGGCGTCGCTGCACCTGCCGGTCTGCGTGGCCTCGAGCAGCGATCCGGTGCGGCTGCGCCATTCCCTGACCCTGACCGGATTGCTGCCGCTGTTCGGCGACCACGTCTTCTCCTCGGCGCAGGTCGCGCGGGGCAAGCCCTTTCCCGACCTGTTCCTGTTCGCCGCCAGCCGCATGGAAGTCGCGCCCGCCGGGTGCCTGGTGATCGAGGACAGCGTGCCGGGTGTCACGGCGGCGCGGAGCGCCGGCATGCGGGTCGCCGGCTTCACCGGCGGCGGCCACTGGGGCCACGATCCCGCGGGCGCCGACCTCCTGCGGGCGGGCGCGGACCGGATCTTCTCGGATTTCTCCGACCTCCCCGCCGTGCTCGCCGCCGCCTGA
- a CDS encoding PAS domain-containing protein, which yields MELGWTTTSHVLDNLKADSHPGDPFAAAVRATRMPMIVTDPRQFDNPIVFANDSFLKLTGYTRMEVTGRNCRFLQGPETDLEAVDRLREAIRQEVDIRVDLLNYRKDGSTFHNALYVGPVRDAEGKLVYFFASQVDVSEHYALTAEIARLRDELAEARAGRGDR from the coding sequence ATGGAACTGGGCTGGACCACCACGAGTCACGTGCTGGACAACCTCAAGGCGGATTCGCATCCGGGGGACCCGTTCGCCGCCGCCGTGCGGGCGACGCGGATGCCGATGATCGTCACGGATCCGCGCCAGTTCGACAACCCGATCGTGTTCGCCAACGACTCCTTCCTGAAGCTCACCGGCTACACGCGGATGGAGGTGACGGGCCGCAATTGCCGGTTCCTCCAGGGGCCGGAGACCGACCTCGAGGCGGTCGACCGCCTCCGGGAGGCGATCCGGCAGGAAGTCGACATCAGGGTCGATCTGCTCAACTACCGCAAGGACGGCTCGACCTTCCACAACGCCCTGTATGTCGGACCGGTCAGGGACGCGGAGGGCAAGCTCGTCTACTTCTTCGCCTCGCAGGTCGACGTCAGCGAGCACTACGCGCTCACGGCCGAGATCGCGCGGCTCAGGGACGAGCTCGCCGAGGCCCGGGCGGGGCGCGGCGACCGGTAG
- the msrA gene encoding peptide-methionine (S)-S-oxide reductase MsrA — protein MFLFRKRPEMPSPAEALPGRPTPLPTAETHYVNGNPLKGPYPPGTETIVLGLGCFWGAERRFWQLPAGVFVTAVGYAGGYTPNPTYEEVCTGQTGHNEVVLVAFDPAVLPLDSVLRTFFESHDPTQGMRQGNDVGTQYRSGIYTNGPAQEATARAVREAYAEALRERGFPDVTTEIKPLEHFYFAEGYHQQYLAKNPGGYCGLGGTGVSCPVGTGVAA, from the coding sequence ATGTTCCTGTTCCGCAAGCGCCCCGAGATGCCCAGCCCCGCGGAGGCCCTGCCGGGGCGCCCGACGCCGCTCCCCACCGCCGAGACCCATTACGTGAACGGCAACCCGCTCAAAGGTCCCTATCCGCCCGGCACCGAGACGATCGTGCTCGGCCTCGGCTGCTTCTGGGGTGCCGAGCGCCGATTCTGGCAACTGCCCGCGGGCGTGTTCGTGACCGCGGTGGGCTATGCCGGCGGCTACACGCCGAACCCGACCTACGAGGAGGTCTGCACCGGCCAGACCGGCCACAACGAGGTGGTGCTGGTGGCCTTCGACCCGGCGGTGCTGCCGCTGGATTCGGTGCTGCGGACCTTCTTCGAGAGCCACGACCCGACCCAGGGCATGCGCCAGGGCAACGATGTCGGCACGCAGTATCGCTCGGGCATCTACACGAACGGCCCCGCGCAGGAGGCGACCGCGCGGGCGGTGCGCGAGGCCTATGCCGAGGCGTTGCGCGAACGCGGCTTCCCGGACGTGACCACCGAGATCAAGCCGCTGGAGCACTTCTACTTCGCGGAGGGCTACCACCAGCAGTACCTCGCCAAGAACCCGGGCGGCTATTGCGGCCTGGGTGGCACCGGCGTCAGCTGCCCGGTGGGGACCGGCGTCGCCGCCTGA
- the mepA gene encoding penicillin-insensitive murein endopeptidase: MPMPRLAHSLALAALLLPAAAGAQDRGSVNPKPLPPLEHPDAPSTPAKALFGRVSRASSGPAHIYGFYAKGCFSGGEALPLDGPNWQVMRPSRNRMWGTPYLVDFIERLSQKAARVGWPGLLVGDMAQPRGGPMITGHASHQIGIDADVWLTPMPDHRMSRAEREETSATDMVRRDRLDIDPEVWTPTHLQLIKLTAEQPEVERIFVNAAIKKALCRDASGSRWMSKVRPMYGHNYHYHIRLSCPAGQEDCQPQGAPPSGDGCDDLGYWFSDAVLHPKPPKVPPKPKPAMTMAALPAACRVVLKAP, from the coding sequence ATGCCGATGCCGCGTCTCGCCCACAGCCTCGCGCTCGCCGCCCTGCTCCTGCCCGCCGCCGCAGGCGCCCAGGACCGCGGCAGCGTCAACCCGAAGCCGCTGCCGCCGCTGGAACATCCGGACGCGCCCTCGACCCCCGCCAAGGCCCTGTTCGGCCGGGTCAGCCGGGCCTCCTCCGGCCCGGCGCATATCTACGGCTTCTACGCCAAGGGCTGTTTCTCCGGGGGCGAGGCCCTGCCGCTCGACGGGCCGAACTGGCAGGTCATGCGCCCGTCCCGCAACCGGATGTGGGGCACGCCCTACCTCGTCGATTTCATCGAGCGGCTGTCGCAGAAGGCCGCCCGGGTCGGCTGGCCCGGCCTGCTCGTGGGCGACATGGCCCAGCCCCGGGGTGGCCCGATGATCACCGGCCACGCCTCGCACCAGATCGGCATCGACGCCGACGTCTGGCTGACGCCGATGCCCGACCACCGCATGAGCCGGGCGGAGCGCGAGGAGACCTCGGCCACCGACATGGTCCGCCGCGACCGCCTCGACATCGATCCGGAGGTCTGGACGCCGACGCATCTGCAGTTGATCAAGCTCACCGCCGAGCAGCCGGAGGTGGAGCGCATCTTCGTCAACGCGGCGATCAAGAAGGCGCTCTGCCGGGACGCGTCGGGCAGCCGGTGGATGTCCAAGGTGCGCCCGATGTACGGGCACAACTACCACTACCATATCCGCCTCTCCTGCCCGGCCGGACAGGAGGATTGCCAGCCGCAGGGCGCGCCACCCTCGGGCGACGGCTGCGACGACCTCGGCTACTGGTTCTCGGACGCGGTGCTGCACCCGAAGCCCCCGAAGGTGCCGCCGAAGCCGAAGCCCGCCATGACCATGGCGGCGCTCCCCGCCGCCTGCCGGGTGGTGCTGAAGGCGCCGTAG
- a CDS encoding PRC-barrel domain-containing protein, translated as MTATGQSATGRAATGDPAPGPSTARQPRSLIASDRVIGTDVRRPDGTRVGRIERLMLDKASGRVAYAVMSFGGFLGLGEEFYTLPWSVLRFEPRQDAYVVDITEAQLRAAPARTPEGTEPSEDGAWEERIHRYYDAAPYWGI; from the coding sequence ATGACGGCGACCGGTCAATCCGCCACGGGACGCGCCGCGACCGGGGATCCGGCACCCGGCCCATCCACGGCCCGGCAGCCCCGGAGCCTGATCGCCAGCGACCGCGTCATCGGGACGGATGTCCGCCGTCCGGACGGGACCCGGGTCGGCCGGATCGAGCGCCTGATGCTCGACAAGGCTTCCGGACGCGTGGCCTACGCGGTGATGAGCTTCGGCGGGTTCCTGGGCCTGGGCGAGGAGTTCTACACGCTGCCCTGGTCGGTGCTGCGCTTCGAGCCGCGGCAGGACGCCTATGTGGTCGACATCACGGAGGCGCAGCTGCGCGCCGCCCCCGCCCGCACCCCAGAGGGCACCGAACCCTCCGAGGACGGCGCCTGGGAGGAGCGCATCCACCGCTACTACGACGCCGCGCCGTATTGGGGGATCTGA
- a CDS encoding ParB-like protein, with product MANREPLLRPIPIAELRPTQMTVGCREVAEKRKRWREYDGEKKKEFLGAHMIPTLLGPKKNHYLIDHHHLARALLEEGVEHVLVTVVADLHDLEKEAFWTVCDHKSWVHPYDAEGVRQHFKDIPKSIDALADDPYRSLAGELRRAGGFAKDTTPFSEFLWADFLRRNIKEKRIENDFSDALEKALSLAKSKHAGYLPGWCGPSGG from the coding sequence ATGGCCAACCGAGAGCCGCTGCTCAGACCCATCCCGATCGCGGAGCTGCGCCCGACGCAGATGACCGTGGGCTGCCGGGAGGTAGCGGAGAAGCGGAAGCGCTGGCGGGAGTACGACGGGGAGAAGAAGAAGGAATTCCTCGGCGCCCACATGATTCCGACCCTGCTCGGGCCGAAGAAAAACCACTACCTCATCGATCACCACCACCTCGCCCGCGCCCTGCTCGAAGAAGGCGTGGAGCACGTGCTGGTGACGGTGGTGGCCGACCTGCACGACCTCGAGAAGGAGGCGTTCTGGACGGTCTGCGATCACAAGTCCTGGGTGCATCCCTACGACGCCGAGGGCGTGCGCCAGCACTTCAAGGACATCCCGAAGTCGATCGACGCCCTGGCGGACGATCCCTACCGCAGCCTCGCGGGCGAGCTGCGCCGGGCCGGCGGCTTCGCCAAGGACACGACCCCGTTCAGCGAGTTCCTGTGGGCCGATTTCCTGCGGCGCAACATCAAGGAGAAGCGCATCGAGAACGACTTCTCCGACGCGCTGGAGAAGGCCCTGTCGCTGGCCAAGTCCAAGCACGCCGGCTACCTCCCGGGCTGGTGCGGGCCCTCGGGCGGGTGA